The following are encoded together in the Glycine soja cultivar W05 chromosome 5, ASM419377v2, whole genome shotgun sequence genome:
- the LOC114413224 gene encoding uncharacterized protein LOC114413224 — protein MEAPIMLPLERTSSIEREPRTLNINQIQSARELAIYILNTKTIEEASRIFTEGLQPVVSAACCMRSGTTMDMDLGEELEVLNSKDATTQVAPAAAFRDIASAPF, from the exons atggagGCACCCATTATGTTACCCCTTGAAAGGACTTCGTCAATTGAAAGAGAGCCCAGAACTCTTAATATCAACCAAATCCAATCCGCTAGG gagttagcaatatatatattgaaCACAAAGACCATAGAAGAAGCGTCCAGAATTTTCACGGAG GGGTTGCAGCCAGTGGTTAGTGCTGCTTGCTGCATGAGATCCGGCACAACAATGGACATGGATTTGGGTGAAGAACTTGAAGTGTTGAACTCCAAAGACGCAACAACACAAGTAGCCCCAGCAGCAGCATTCAGAGACATAGCATCTGCACCTTTCTAG
- the LOC114411388 gene encoding callose synthase 5-like translates to MSNPDQTVLNRRPSRSAATTTFSLEVFDNEVVPSALASISPILRVANEIETERPRVAYLCRFYAFEKAHRLDQSSSGRGVRQFKTMLLQRLERDNPTSLASRAKKTDAREIQSYYQQYYEHYVRTLDQADQADRAQLSKAYQTAGVLFEVLCAVNKTEKVEEVAPEIIAAARDVQEKTEIYTPYNILPLDAAGASVPVMQFEEIKAAVSALWNTRGLNWPNSFEQQRQKTGDLDMLDWLRAMFGFQRDSVRNQREHLILLLANSHIRLHPKPEPFNLLDDRAVDSVMKDLFKNYKSWCKFLGRKHSLRLPQGQQEIQQRKLLYMGLYLLIWGEASNARFMPECLCYIFHNMAYELHGLLAGNVSIVTGENIKPSYGGDDEAFLRKVITPLYRVIEKEAKKSRHGKAPHSAWCNYDDLNEYFWSSDCFSLGWPMRDDGEFFKSTSDLTQGRNGVPRKYGKTGKSNFVETRTFWHIFRSFDRMWTFFILGLQVMFIIAWEGISLTDIFQKDVLYNLSSIFITASILRLLQSILDVVLNFPGYHRWKFTEVLRNILKVFVSLFWVIILPLFYVHSFKGAPEGLKQLLSFFKQIKGIPAFYMLAVALYLLPNLLAAVLFLFPMLRRWIENSDWHIVRFFLWWSQPSIYVGRGMHDSQFALMKYTIFWLLLLTCKFLFSFFVQIKPLVRPTKDIMSIRHVNYGWHAFFPNARNNYSAVVALWAPVLLVYFMDTQIWYAIFSTLYGGLVGAFDRLGEIRTLRMLRSRFQSLPGAFNTCLVPSDKKQKGRFSFSKQFAEITASKRNEAAKFAQLWNEIICSFREEDLISDREMDLLLVPYSSGHNLKIIQWPPFLLTSKITVALDMASQFRGRDSDLWKRICADEYMKCAVIECYESFKHVLHDLVIGETEKSIISSIIKEVESNISKNTLLTNFRMGFLPSLCKKFVELVEIMKNGDPSKQGTVVVLLQDMLEVVTDMMVNEISELAELNQSSKDAGQVFAGTEAKPAILFPPVVTAQWEEQIRRLYLLLTVKESAVEVPTNSEVRRRVSFFTNSLFMDMPRAPRVRKMLSFSVLTPYYSEETVYSKNDIEVENEDGVSIIYYLQKIFPEEWNNFLERLECKKDSDIWEKEENILQLRHWASLRGQTLCRTVRGMMYYRRAIKLQAFLDMASEQEIFDGYKAIAVPSEEEKKSHRSLYANIEAMADLKFTYVATCQNYGNQKRCGDRRATDILNLMVNNPSLRVAYIDEVEEREAGKIQKVYYSVLIKAVDNLDQEIYRIKLPGPAKLGEGKPENQNHAIIFTRGEALQTIDMNQDNYLEEALKMRNLLEEFNEDHGVRPPTILGVREHIFTGSVSSLAWFMSNQETSFVTIGQRVLARPLKVRFHYGHPDVFDRIFHFTRGGISKASCGINLSEDIFAGFNSTLRRGNVTHHEYIQVGKGRDVGLNQISLFEAKVACGNGEQTLSRDIYRLGHRFDFFRMLSFYFTTVGFYVSSMLVAITVYAFLYGRFYLSLSGLEEAIIKIARKKGDDPLKAAMASQSLVQIGLLMTLPMVMEIGLERGFRTALSDIIIMQLQLAPVFFTFSLGTKMHYFGRTLLHGGAKYRATGRGFVVRHERFADNYRMYSRSHFVKGIEIAILLICYGLYGSATSDSTSYALLSLSMWFLACSWLFSPFLFNPSGFEWQKIVEDWEDWAKWISSRGGIGVPSNKSWESWWDEEQEHLQHTGIWGRIWEVILALRFFVYQYGIVYHLHVARGDKSISVYGLSWLVVVAVIVILKIVSMGSKTFSADFQLMFRLLKLFLFIGTVVILTLMFALLSFTVGDIFASLLAFMPTGWAFIQIAQACRPLVKGIGMWGSIKALSRGYEYVMGVLIFAPVAILAWFPFVSEFQTRLLYNQAFSRGLQIQRILAGGKKNK, encoded by the exons atgtCGAATCCGGATCAGACAGTACTGAATCGGCGGCCATCAAGAAGCGCCGCGACGACGACGTTTTCGCTGGAGGTATTCGACAACGAAGTCGTGCCTTCCGCACTCGCTTCCATTTCTCCCATTCTCAGAGTCGCCAACGAAATTGAAACCGAGCGCCCCAGGGTTGCCTATCTCT GCAGGTTCTATGCCTTCGAAAAAGCGCACAGGCTAGATCAGAGTTCTAGCGGGCGTGGCGTCAGGCAGTTTAAGACAATGCTGCTACAGCGATTGGAGAGG GACAATCCAACTAGTCTTGCCTCTCGGGCTAAGAAGACAGATGCGAGAGAAATTCAATCTTACTATCAGCAATATTATGAACATTATGTCAGAACTCTCGACCAAGCGGATCAAGCAGACAG AGCCCAGCTTAGCAAAGCTTACCAGACTGCTGGGGTTCTATTCGAAGTGCTTTGTGCCGTTAATAAGACTGAGAAGGTCGAAGAAGTTGCTCCTGAG ATTATCGCGGCAGCTAGAGATGTCCAGGAGAAGACGGAGATTTATACGCCTTACAATATTCTTCCTCTGGATGCTGCTGGTGCTTCTGTGCCCGTTATGCAATTTGAAGAG ATTAAGGCTGCTGTTTCTGCACTTTGGAATACTCGTGGCTTGAACTGGCCTAATTCATTTGAGCAACAGAGGCAGAAAACTGGAGATTTAGACATGCTTGATTGGCTTAGAGCCATGTTTGGCTTTCAG AGGGACAGCGTTAGGAATCAGAGAGAGCATCTGATTTTGCTTCTTGCTAACTCTCATATAAGGCTACACCCTAAACCCGAGCCTTTCAACCTG CTCGATGATCGTGCTGTTGATTCAGTGATGAAAGATCTCTTCAAGAATTACAAATCATGGTGCAAATTCTTGGGACGAAAACATAGTTTACG ACTTCCTCAAGGTCAGCAAGAGATACAGCAAAGGAAGTTGCTTTATATGGGCTTGTATCTTCTCATCTGGGGTGAAGCATCCAATGCTCGCTTCATGCCAGAGTGTCTATGCTACATATTTCACAAC ATGGCATATGAACTCCATGGTTTATTGGCTGGAAATGTCAGCATTGTTACTGGTGAAAATATCAAGCCTTCTTATGGTGGTGATGATGAGGCATTCTTGCGCAAGGTTATAACTCCCCTGTACCGAGTAATTGAAAAG GAAGCCAAGAAGAGCAGACATGGAAAAGCTCCGCACTCAGCATGGTGCAACTATGATGATCTAAATGAGTATTTCtg GTCATCTGATTGCTTTTCTCTAGGATGGCCCATGCGTGATGATGGCGAATTCTTTAAATCAACAAGTGATTTGACACAG GGAAGAAATGGTGTGCCAAGAAAATATGGAAAAACTGGCAAATCAAATTTTGTCGAGACACGAACATTCTGGCACATCTTCCGCAGCTTTGACCGTATGTGGACATTTTTTATACTGGGTTTGCAG GTGATGTTCATTATTGCTTGGGAAGGGATTTCACTGACGGATATATTTCAGAAGGATGTCTTATATAATCTATCTAGTATATTCATCACAGCATCCATTCTGCGCTTGCTTCAAA GTATCTTGGACGTGGTCCTGAACTTTCCAGGCTATCATCGATGGAAATTCACTGAAGTGCTAAGAAATATTCTTAAAGTCTTTGTCAGTCTTTTTTGGGTTATCATTCTTCCACTCTTCTATGTTCATTCCTTCAAGGGTGCACCTGAGGGTCTAAAGCAGTTGCTTTCCtttttcaaacaaataaaaGGCATTCCGGCATTTTACATGCTAGCAGTTGCATTATATTTGCTTCCGAATTTACTAGCAGCTGTTCTGTTTCTTTTCccaatgttaaggcgttggattgAAAACTCTGACTGGCAcatagttagattcttcttATGGTGGTCTCAG CCAAGCATCTATGTTGGAAGAGGAATGCATGATAGTCAATTTGCTCTTATGAA GTACACTATATTCTGGTTGTTGCTTTTgacatgtaaatttttattcagCTTTTTTGTCCAG ATAAAACCTCTAGTTAGGCCAACAAAGGACATAATGAGCATTCGGCATGTTAATTATGGTTGGCATGCATTTTTTCCCAATG CTCGAAATAACTATAGCGCAGTAGTTGCACTCTGGGCTCCTGTACTTTTG GTTTATTTCATGGACACTCAAATTTGGTATGCAATCTTCTCAACTTTGTACGGTGGTCTTGTTGGAGCCTTTGATCGTCTAGGAGAG ATACGCACTCTGAGAATGCTGAGATCACGGTTTCAGTCATTGCCTGGTGCATTCAACACATGCTTGGTTCCTTCTGATaagaagcaaaaaggaagattCTCTTTCTCAAAGCAATTTGCTGAG ATTACTGCAAGCAAAAGAAATGAAGCTGCCAAATTTGCACAATTATGGAATGAGATTATTTGCAGTTTTCGCGAGGAAGATCTCATAAGTGA CAGGGAGATGGATCTTTTGCTAGTTCCTTACTCATCGGGTCATAATCTGAAAATAATTCAGTGGCCACCATTTTTGCTTACGAGCAAG ATTACTGTAGCACTGGATATGGCATCTCAGTTTCGAGGGAGGGACTCTGATCTTTGGAAGCGCATATGTGCTGATGAATATATGAAATGTGCTGTGATTGAATGCTATGAATCCTTTAAACATGTTCTACATGATTTAGTGATAGGAGAAACTGAAAAAAG TATAATTTCCTCTATCATTAAAGAAGTCGAGAGCAACATCTCAAAGAATACACTTCTTACAAATTTCCGTATGGGCTTTCTACCCTCCCTTTGTAAGAAGTTCGTGGAGCTTGTGGAAATCATG AAAAATGGAGATCCATCCAAGCAGGGTACAGTGGTGGTATTGCTGCAAGACATGTTAGAAGTGGTTACCGATATGATGGTGAATGAAATCAG TGAATTGGCAGAACTCAATCAAAGTAGTAAGGATGCCGGACAAGTTTTTGCCGGTACAGAGGCAAAACCTGCTATACTATTCCCTCCTGTGGTTACAGCACAATGGGAGGAACAG ATTAGGCGCCTTTATCTACTCTTGACTGTGAAGGAATCTGCTGTTGAAGTTCCAACAAACAGCGAAGTACGCAGAAGGGTTTCATTCTTTACCAATTCATTGTTCATGGATATGCCACGTGCTCCTCGAGTACGTAAAATGCTCTCATTCAG tGTCCTAACTCCATACTACAGTGAAGAGACTGTATACTCTAAGAATGACATTGAGGTTGAGAATGAAGATGGTGTGTCAATCATATATTACCTTCAAAAGATCTTCCCTG AGGAATGGAATAACTTCTTGGAGCGACTTGAGTGTAAGAAAGATAGTGATATATGGGAGAAAGAGGAAAATATATTACAGCTACGTCACTGGGCCTCATTAAGAGGACAAACACTTTGTAGGACAG TTAGGGGAATGATGTACTACCGCCGAGCAATAAAGCTCCAGGCATTTCTTGATATGGCTTCCGAACAAG AGATATTTGATGGCTATAAAGCTATTGCTGTTCCAtctgaggaagaaaaaaagagtcaTAGATCCTTATATGCCAATATAGAGGCTATGGCTGACTTGAAATTCACATACGTTGCAACCTGTCAGAACTATGGGAATCAGAAGCGTTGTGGCGACCGTCGTGCAACAGATATCCTGAATTTGATGGTTAA CAATCCCTCACTTCGTGTTGCATATATTGATGAAGTTGAAGAAAGAGAAGCTGGCAAAATACAGAAAGTTTATTATTCTGTATTGATCAAAGCTGTGGACAATCTTGACCAA GAAATATATCGAATAAAACTTCCGGGTCCAGCAAAGTTAGGAGAAGGAAAGCCAGAAAACCAAAATCATGCCATCATTTTTACTAGAGGGGAAGCTCTTCAGACTATCGACATGAACCAG GATAATTACTTGGAAGAAGCTTTGAAAATGCGTAACCTTCTGGAAGAATTTAATGAGGATCATGGAGTACGCCCACCCACCATACTAGGTGTTCGTGAGCATATTTTCACTGGaag TGTCTCTTCCTTGGCCTGGTTTATGTCAAATCAAGAAACTAGCTTTGTCACAATTGGCCAAAGAGTTCTTGCTAGACCGCTAAA ggTTCGATTCCACTATGGTCATCCGGATGTTTTTGATAGAATTTTCCATTTTACCCGTGGAGGAATCAGCAAGGCTTCTTGTGGCATCAATCTGAGCGAGGATATATTTGCTG GATTTAACTCAACACTAAGACGTGGGAATGTTACTCATCATGAATATATCCAAGTTGGAAAGGGTAGAGATGTAGGGCTCAATCAAATCTCTCTTTTTGAAGCAAAAGTGGCCTGTGGTAATGGAGAGCAGACACTAAGCAGGGATATCTACCGACTGGGGCATCGATTTGACTTTTTCCGCAtgctatcattttattttacaacCGTTGGATTTTATGTCAGCTCGATG TTAGTGGCCATCACGGTTTATGCTTTCCTCTATGGCAGATTTTACCTGTCATTGAGTGGATTGGAGGAGGCAATAATTAAGATAGCCAGGAAAAAGGGAGATGATCCATTAAAGGCAGCAATGGCTTCCCAATCCCTTGTTCAAATAGGTCTTCTGATGACTCTTCCCATGGTTATGGAAATTGGACTAGAGAGAGGATTCAGAACTGCACTAAGTGACATCATAATAATGCAGCTGCAGCTAGCTCCCGTTTTCTTCACTTTCTCACTAGGGACTAAGATGCACTATTTTGGGCGCACTCTCCTGCATGGAGGGGCAAAATACAGAGCAACTGGGCGTGGTTTTGTAGTTCGTCATGAGAGGTTTGCAGACAACTACAGGATGTATTCTAGGAGTCACTTTGTAAAAGGGATAGAGATTGCTATACTGCTTATATGTTATGGGCTTTATGGATCAGCAACTTCTGATTCAACATCATATGCCCTTCTGTCATTATCAATGTGGTTTTTGGCATGTTCTTGGTTGTTCAGTCCTTTCCTTTTTAACCCATCAGGATTCGAGTGGCAGAAGATAGTTGAGGATTGGGAAGATTGGGCAAAATGGATTAGTAGTCGAGGTGGTATTGGTGTTCCTTCAAACAAGAGCTGGGAATCATGGTGGGATGAGGAGCAGGAACATCTGCAGCACACTGGCATTTGGGGGAGGATTTGGGAAGTCATTCTTGCCCTGCGTTTCTTTGTCTATCAGTATGGGATTGTATATCATCTTCATGTTGCTAGAGGTGACAAGAGCATCTCG GTTTATGGTCTGTCCTGGTTAGTCGTAGTGGCTGTCATAGTCATCTTGAAG ATAGTGTCCATGGGGAGCAAGACGTTCAGTGCAGATTTCCAGCTGATGTTTCGTCTCCTCAAATTGTTTCTGTTTATTGGAACCGTTGTCATCCTAACATTGATGTTTGCCCTACTTAGTTTCACAGTTGGTGACATCTTTGCGAGCCTCCTAGCCTTTATGCCCACAGGTTGGGCATTTATACAG ATAGCTCAAGCATGTAGGCCATTGGTGAAGGGAATTGGAATGTGGGGGTCTATCAAAGCGTTATCGAGAGGGTATGAATACGTGATGGGAGTGCTTATCTTTGCACCAGTGGCCATATTGGCTTGGTTCCCATTTGTTTCAGAATTCCAAACTAGACTGTTATACAACCAAGCTTTCAGCCGAGGGCTACAAATCCAGCGCATTCTGGCTGGTGGCAAGAAGAATAAATAA